The Musa acuminata AAA Group cultivar baxijiao chromosome BXJ3-6, Cavendish_Baxijiao_AAA, whole genome shotgun sequence region CTTGTTGTCTGGATGTGTAGTGCAAACTGAGCTTAGGATACCACCTCAAGGCATCAACTTAAAAAGGACGATGTGATAAGTCCTCTCGTTGAACTCGAGAAGCTGTGCTATGATGGAATCCAAAGAGAAGGGAGGTGGTCGCTTTTACCTGGTTTTCTTGTACCTGCAGAAGTTTTCTCCCTTGGTATAATATCAGATTCAGAGGGAGAAATCCTTAGCGTGCCTGTAAATTCGTTCTCTTCACAAAGATCTGATCCGGCGCTGCTGCTATTGCATCTTGGCTTGCTCTCCCGTGCTGTCTCAAGAATATAGttgggaaaagaaaaggaaacaggAGCGATCGTCAGCTACAACAGAGTGCAGAGGACTACATGTATCTCTGTAAACAAGCCTAAACCTGAGATCATCCATCCGGTAGTCCAAATCAGAAGACACACCCGAGTCCCCTTTCTACCGCAAAGATCAGAAACTCGTCATGAACACAGATTTCTAACTCTTACCTGGTTGTCGAGTACCACTAAAGCTTTCGACCGAATGCCTCGTGGAAGCTGCGTCCGTCGACCATGAGATCTGGGAAGCCACTGCAAAACAAATCGGAACTATGAGGAAGAAGAACGAGGCTGTGCCATATTTTCACAGAAAATGAACGCCGACAACTTACAGAAAGAAGAGCTAAGCATGTCAGACTTGTACATGGTAACATAGGTCAGTGAGACCAGAAAGCATCCGATGAGCACTCCCACTCCCAAACTCAGAGGATCGATTCCTCTGACGTTGGTAGCTAACTTCATCTCGCGTACAAATTTTCCGGCCACCGGCACTGGACGGTCTTCTTCTCTTGCGGGCTCAGAAGAGTGCCATCTTCCTCACCGAGAAGGCCAGGGAGAAGCAACCGTGATCGGCCTGCAGAGCATGAAGCTCATGACATGTGAAACTCACAGTTTTAGCTCCATTGTCGGCCTGTAAGGTCGGCTTTAGGAATGTTGCTAAACAAGGTTGGCCACCCCTTGTTGACCGGTTTGTCGATGATAGTAAAGGCTTGTTTGCTTTCGTCTTCCAAACCCTCGTTTACTATTCTAAGCAGATGTTTTAGATCCATGGTTTTCTGTGAGAAGCTGAATCAAGCAGGAGTGCGGATGGACTTTTCTGGATCCACGGTTTTTAGTGACGACCACATGGATCACTGTTCTGGCATGTGAGGAAAGCACGGGGAAGCGCAAGATACAAACACCGAAGACTTTCATGTGGGGAAGTTGGACTCCTGGATGAATCGAGACATGTAAAGGAAGCCATGGGTGGGTGAACGCCCACCTCAATCCGGACGTGTTCATTACGTTGTGGACTCTTTGGCTGCTGTAATTAAGAACAGATTAAAGCAGTAGATACAGGTTAGCTTGAGGTGGTGCGCAGGAAATCAGCTAATGTTGTAAGACTAGGTCTTTTAGAGACACATAACTTAATTTAAGATGAGGAATATAGTTTGATTCTTTTCAAGTTAATTATGCTTCTATTTTTATTGGAAAGAAAGCATTTAAGGGGCCAATGGGATGTAAACAATTTGCTATGACGAGAAAATAAAATGTTATATTGTTGATAGGAAATATAATATCTACTAATATAACTTGTGAGATCCGGAGAAAGATTTCTTTGTGAGAAATACAAACTTCATTCTcatttattatgataaaaaaataattataatttttttattttttattatgataaaaaagataattataaaattttttttcttattcattatgataaaaaagataattacaagtttcctttttatttttatgataaagaatatatttgaTATAAAAAGATCAtttaatcataaatttttttttcatctatTATAATAAGAAAGGCGCTTATAAGTATCATTTTCATCAAGAAGATACTTCTCGTGTTTTaaggtataaaaatatatcttaaatttaataattttattttaaattactcGACTCTACATTTAGTAATCTCCATTTACTAATATGAGTATTaaagagatcatatcaaaaaattatttttaacctCGTGTAAATGATACATCGAGAGTTTCATCTTGAAGATCTCTCAAATAATTCTTCGGATCATATTAAGCTAATAAAaacatcaatgatatttttttttaataattataaatttatgagATGAGATAATAATGTGATTGACGTGAATTAGAcgagaagaaaaggaaagcaaacaaCTCACAGCTGATAAATCACAAACTTTGACTGGTTCTCCGATATCAGATGGTCAATTGTGTTACTTTCATGGGACGTTGACGATGGACAACTTGGGATAAGTGTCGACTTCAAATTACTTGTCAAGCACGCTATATTCTCTTACTCTGACATCATGCAAGAACAATATGGTGGATTTCAACCTACCAAACTAAAAGTCAATCGAccatcaatcttctaacatgactTGAGGACATTCCGAACTCAACCAGAGAAATCAAACGGGTCAGATAAATACATATATCCAAAAATGATccgacatttttttttttatgatagagaGAAATGAAATTGATTCAAAATCCACGAATTTCATCTTACTAAAACctgaataaaattaattatataattatccaATTCAATCTTGACTCCAGCAATTAGGCTGCTGGATACCAAAGTTGATATCTATCTGAATTAGCTTCTTTGTTGCAATCAAAACCTCCGCCAAAGCGGTAACACTTAATATAATTAAGATCATTCGTTGCCTCGGTTTCTTCAAAAAAGagttaatttttttctttggcaCAATAATTTAGTTTGCTAAAGAACATTAATTAATGGTACGTACTGCAAAAGACGATCTAACCAGCATTGGTTAAACCGTCCCACCAACGTAGACATTAGTAATGATCACACACACACTGGTCCTCGAGTTACAATTCCAAATCCATGCCACATGATTAGCCATTGGCGCAATCATGTAACCCTAATTGAAGTGTTATTAATCCATGCATACTTTAATCATTTAGGGAACAATCAAAGCGACAGGGTCTGCCTTTTCACTACTGCCATCGATTACAACCAAAGAACACAGAGCCTCTTATTTAATTGAATATTCATTCAGAAAGGACATTGGCCCGATAAATAAGGGAAACTAAACAGGGCCGGGCCACAGGCCCAGAAGGGGAAACTGATGGTTTCTCGATCACATCATAATATATAGCAAACTATATATAAGCTCATGCCAAATACACAAAATCTACTGGAAGCATAATGTGATCCGTCCCATTAGATTCTTCGGCTTCTTGTTTTCCCAGTGTTGAACCCGCGATTAATTACATGAGACTCTCATCTCCATTTCATGGATGAGGGCAGGAACTCGATGACAGACTTCCACAAGACCCTCGAGAATGGAAGACGACACCATCTCCGGAGACATGAGATTAAAACTTAATTGATGAGAATTCAGATTGCTAATGcttaaaaagagaagaaaaagatttgAGGAGATACTTATGTACAAACACGGTTTCCTTCTGGATGTATCCGCAATGAAGACGACACCGAATAATAATAGTTCGGACTCTGCACTTTGGTCCACAGACTAGTCGGTCTAAGATGAACAATCTGTCTACTTGATTGTTTTTATGTTCTCTAATCATTGGTTCCGTGCCAACTTGCACAGCCTACCTACAGGAAATCTTTGGATTACAATAAGAATAGCTTAGCTCCCCATTGAATTGTTTTCAGGATTCCCCAAATGATGAAGCGTAGACCCTTTCTCATCCCCACAACCACCGCGGATCGTTCGAACTGCAGAGATATGGACATGACATGAACAAAACTACACCAACATGCAACTGAGAAAAGTTCGCTCTCCATATTAATATATGGCCATATGCTTCTCTGCAAACGCCAAGTCCAGTATCATTTTACCGAGTATGCCGAGAAGGCAAGGTTGCTGCAACTTCAAGAACAACACAGACTTTTCCTCCGATCCACTTGACAGTTCTGAAGATGATAAGACCCTTTGTTTTAGTTGAGTTCCCTGGCTGCGACTGAACTTGTTCAACACAAGTTGGGTCATTATAGTTTTTCTTTACATGAAAGTATGGGGAAGATTTGGGCCTGCGAACAAGGACAGAGACAGCTTGCACGGTCATACCAACCAGTGATCGGTCCTTCTCAGGCAGTGACGGTGAATGGGGGCCAAACCAACCAGAATGCGCCGAGAAAGCAAGCTGGATTTGGCACTTCCGGTCACTGGCCAAACCCCATTAGACCGAGGTCAGTCCATTGCCTGAGAGAAAGCTACCAACATAAGGTGACAGATGGGTAGACTCCTACATGATCCTatgaagcctctctctctctctctctctttgctttTTTGTTCTACCTCTATCAGAAAATGCCGCGAGAGGTGTTAGGTGACGGCCCAAGCAGATGCAATGACTGTGCTTCCTTATTTGATTTGTCTGCTTCCCAGCCCATGTGCTGTCCATTAACAATTCCCCGTGGACAACAGCGACCCCTTGCCAAATCTCTCCTCCGTTCCCTCGCACGCCTTTTAAAGTGCCTGCACCATCGGCATCCACAGGCATTCATCGGCTCTTTTATCATTTGGAGGTGGACAGCAAACGGACTAGTCGTCGCTGCTTTCTTCCTCGCCTCCCCCATCTCTCCCTCTATCAACCTCTCTGTCCCTTCACCATGTTCATTTAGTTGCCGGGAGGGGTACGGAACAGAAACGGTATTCTCATGGGGAACTCTGCATGCACGCCTTTTGCTGCCTCAGGTGGATCCACAAAGGTCATCAACGGCGAGGGCGGACTCGAAGAGTACGTGCAGTCGGTGAGAGCGGCGGAGCTGATGGTAGAGAACCCCGGGCAGTTCGTGTGCAGCTCCAACCATCTCAGCGTCGGGTGCCGGATCCCCGGACTGAAGGCCGACGAGGCGCTCCAGAGACGCCGGGTCTACTTCTTGCTCCCGATGGACATGCTCTTCTCGGTGCTCACCGAGGAGGAGATGGCAGCCCTTTCACGCAGGGCCTCCGCTGCAATGAAGTGGGGGGCGTCCAAGAACAATATCAGGAGGAGGATCTTCCCCGTCCTCAGTGACTTGTGCCTGCTCCCTGCAGAAGCCAAGAAAGTGAACGAGCCCGCCAGGATCAGCAAGAGGATGTCGAGGCAGCGGTCCTGGAAACCGGCACTGGACACCATCGTAGAGGTTCCATGAACGAGTGTCGGCATCAGAACGAATGTGGAGCTTCATATTATTTTGTACATCTTTTGGTTCTCTTATCCTGCACGGATTTGGTTCGAGCTTCCACCCTGACATCTGCAAGATCTTCCTTGAATTATAATGCGCGACTTGGAATAATCTGAAGAGCGAGTCGCCTATGTAATTCTATCTCGCTCCGAACATATATCTACATgtatcttttcttccttctcttttgttggCTCCACGGAATGATGAGGTAAGATGGTCATTATAAATGCTTCTTGATTCCTCTGGATGGACTTGGACAAGGAGATCGCAGTCCTTATGGCAAAGCCATGTTTTAACCCCAGCTGACTGCAATGGTAATATTTCGTTGCTCGACTGGACAAATGATATCAGCTTTTAACTGTTACCTGACAGGTTGAAATCTTCTGACCAAAGATCTAACTCTGCCTAGTTTAATACACAACTCGTATGAATTGGGTGAGAACAGATCGATTAAAAATGTTACTGAGCATGACTACTCTGAATTATGTTGATTAGCATGGTAAGAACAATAAAGCAATAAGAAAAGCTTGACCAGCTATGGAAAACAAGATCTAGCCCGTAGGCAATGGCGAGACTGTTAGATAGCATGTTTTACCGGAAGGACAGCAGAGCAACATGGCAAATGATTACACGGTATGCATCCAAACAAACTCCCTACAGTTTCAAGAAACAGAGAGGGATCATCACTTTGCCGAGATGAGATGCATCgtgttatttttctttttattttcatcatGATGATCAACACCTTGAGGTCATCGTTCCTCATTTTCTTTTGTCTTCAGCAGACGAAGTGAGACGATCACACCACACAACACGCACGATCGTCATTGATCGACTGACAGACCCATATCTACGAGCGAAGACAAAATGGTGTTGTCTGCTTACTGTGACGAGATTCTAATCTGCCTCTCCTTGCAACCCAACTGCACTCAAGGAGGCCTTAGCCCTACGAATTTAACTTGGAAGTCCCACCCCTGgcatttttatttatctttttacTGTCGTAGACTTTGTTTGTAGAGCTGATCCGATATAGAATATTATATAAAGACCTAAAGCTTCTATCTAACACAAAATCACCAGCAGAATCAGTCGAGCTTTAGCCTGAGCGGTTGACCAGAGGAAGAACTAGCACTGTGGTCTGAGCATCAGGGACGACAGAGGTGGTTGTCTGAGAGCAGAGCCACTGCATTTAGTTCTTAGAGTTGGTTTCCCCATCGTTTCTCCAATAATGGATTTATAGGTGGCAACGTACAGAAATCTGAGTGAGAGCAATCCGCTCCTGCCCACAAAGATCAGCGTTACATATGGGGGACATGTGAGCGTGTTCAGGGGAGAGTCAGTGGTTCTATTCATGCCACTAAGCATTGTCTGAAGACTTCCTTAAGATTATAGCCAGAGAGAAAAGAGTAAAGGAACAGAGAAAGGAAGGAAGTGGGGGGAGAAGCTCTCCTATAAAAGCACCTTCCTATCTCCCAGTAATCACGCCCACCTCGAGATTTAAGTTGTCGTGTCATGGCTTCTGGCCTCCGGTTTGCAGTACGTGGTTGTGGATGGCATCTGAGTTCGCTCCATTTATTTTTCTTCTCATGGTTCTTTTTGGGACTTTGGAATCGATGAATTGAGCTAGAGCTCCCCCTGTGTCCAGAAGTGTGTCTTGGGTGGTGGATCGAGCTGCTGTGTCATGGATTCCATCTGCCTATCCCATGGATATATCTTGCTACCGAGGCGTACTAGAGTTGGAGAGAGGGATGGGTAGCTGTGTTTTGAGACAGGCTTATGGCTTGCATGACCCAGGAGCTGCATTACCCATTCCTGATCTTTGTTTGGATTGAAGGGAGCTCTACATCCAGACATTCTTCTTTTCTCCTGTATAGCTGCACATTTTCCAAGTTTTTGACAAGTTCAATGTCTCCGGAAGCAGATTCTACGGTGGAAATCCCTCCTTGTTGCAGGGAGCTGCCCTTGGATGTGATATTCCTGCATGTTCTTGCCTGTTAGATTTCCATCGGATTCTGCATgcttgtcttcggatgcacttcacCTATTATTTTGCGTATCTATGTATATCATCTAGCACAGCAACAAAGTGCAGAACCTTTTACTTTGTTGTCTTCATGCATGATCTGTACCTTGAATCATCTGATACTAGTTCTGCTTTCTTATCTTTGTATGCTGTATCTTGATGCATGCCTTCCTTTGAGCGCAGATGGAATGGAAACAAGGCAAAGGAACTATATTTGCTGTTCTTCTGTTATTTTCGTTTTTTCCATTTTGTGATGGAAAAATTCGTAGATTGAAGCCTCAAAGTTTGGTAAATCTACAGGCCACAAACTGAGACAGAATGGGATCTTGCAATGAATGGCCTGTCATCAATTCGCCCTCCCAGAGTTTGTACCTCACCGGTGATGCATTTACTTTCCAAGATGGATTGCCGAGCTTCGAAAGGAAATGTAGTAGAAATCTTTACTTCGGGTTAAAGCTTGTGAAGACCGACAGAAACATGTCGTCAATCGTGCAGGGTTTTACTGCCTATCAGTCTCCTTCTTTCGGTTTTGTTTGCATGGAGAGGTACACTCAGAAATGCAACTGTGATTCGAGACATGATGAGCAATCTCTTCCTCCTACAGAAGACAAAAAGAAATGGCAGTAGACCTCTCAATTAGTAAGGAAAATAAAGGGAAAATGATGTTTGTTCATCCGTCCAGTGAGCATGATGGTTTTACTATTTGATATACGTGACATTGAATTCTTTAACATGATTATTCGTTAACCATTCTTCTCCGTGCTTTATTGTATCCGAAAAGCACGTAAAAtggtaaaaatattatattatttattattgtacAATGTCGAGATCTtggattctttttgttctttgcaCCGTACTCGATGATTCTTCCTGATCTTCTATTTTCCTCTTGTTAGTCTCTCCGTGCGTGATGAACTGAGATAGTATGGCTTTCTTTGACGTTTCGACGATGCCACCGAACTTGAATGCGAGCCCAAGAACGGCAGCGGCTTTCCTTTTACTTTCATGGGACGTTGACATTGCATTAGACGAAGGAAAGATCGAGTGTCAACTTCAAATTACTTGTATGCATGTTACACTCTTTTAATTCAACGAAAGAACAATATCGTAGACGTGCGAGGAATTATCTATTTTGGTTAATTTGTATGTCTTGGTGTAGCCCATAGGCGTGCGAGGAATTATCCGCTTTGAACGATGAGGATCGAGCCCGTATGGTTTTGTCATTTTGGAGCATGTAAACTCCAAAAAAAGGTAAGGAAGACCCAACGAACTTACAAACCCTTAGATTCCATGCTACTCAACGAAATGGAATTTGCTCAAAATCCATGAATTCCATCTTACTATAATCTGAATAAaattaattacataattatctaaatcaaTCTTGTTCAAAATCTGGTTAAGGCGTAGCTGCGGCTACCGAAGTTGATCTCTGAATTAGCGCTAATACTTAATATAATTAAGATCATTCTTTGCCTCGGTTTTCTTTTGACACAAGTAAATTAATCCAAGGCCCCAGGTGAAAATATGGGCATGaacaaatattttcttatatgtgatatattattttttatcaaaatctaaaaaataatacaTTGCATAGGATTGGTAAACGTAACCTGAAATTTTGCGTTGGGCTTAGATGGACATATGTCATAGTTTTTATGAAATATTCATCGTGAATTAtgtgtcttttttatttttgataaaattttctcattttaataaaaaatatcattaatcCATGTAATGTTTttctgacatttgagcttctaaattaaTTCAAAATAAGTGATAAATATATGGGAATGAGCAAATATTTCCTAACATGCGATGCATTAttttatccaaaatctaaaaataatacatCACGCATTGAAACTAGATGAACATATGTCATTGATTTTCtattttagaaattttatttgatattttataaaatattcatcttaTGAACTGtgtcaatttttatttttgaaaaactttttttttcatttatataaaaatatcattgatccatgcaatgtttttttatatttgagcttttaaattgattcaaaacAACTGGTAAAAATTTGGCTatgatctattttttttatttttaaaaaattattagatatttttataaaatatttagctTGTGAATTTTGTGTCATTCTTTATTTTTGGTAACTTTTCATTTTTCACATAGATATCATGAATCCATACAATATTTGTTGATATTTGAGCTTATAAATTGATCTTAAACAACTAGAAAAAAATTAGGACTGAGCAAATATTTCCTATTATGTGATGTCGTATTTttcgctcaaaatccaaaaactgcATCATATAGAAGGACTAGTCAAAATGATATGAACTTTTTAAAAAAGGTTTGCATCGAACATAGATGGATCTATGTCATAGATTTTCTATTTTAGGAaatttattctatatttttatgaaatatttatttcgTGAACTATGTGTCATTTTCTATTTTTGactaatttttttcttgtttccAAGAAATATCATGGATCCAAATAATGTTTTGAGCATCTAAATTCATTCAAAACACCTTAGTATAAATTTAGGTGTgtgcaaatattttttaatatgcgATGCATTATTTTTGATCAAAATCCAAAAACAATGCATGGTATAGAATTATTGATCAAAATgaaatatttatttgatattcAAAAACTACTAATTTTCTATTATAggaaatttatttgatattttcaagaaatatCTAGCTTGTCAACTATGTGCCAATTTTCATTTCTTCCCAACCTTTtcctatttttatataaatatcatAGATCTATATAATACtttttgacatttgagcttctaaattgatTCAAAACATTTGGTAAAAATATGGGCAagcataaatattttctaatatacgATGCACTACTTTTGGTCAGATAAAAAATAGTctattttaagatatttttaggctctataaaTAAATAGATCCTTAAGCATCTCAGATATttgcacataaagattcatttatttAGTTCATCAAAAGAGGCTAAGTCTCTCCAAGACATTGCTCGTAGGAGGAATAAATCTTTGGGTAGAAGTCTTGGCTAATTCCCAAACATAGGTATcggattttatattaaaaatatacttaTGTACCTTCTTAAacctttttttaaatttatcatttcaatatttattatttttaattagatttatgttttttttacAAAACAATTTAGTAAAATCTTGATAGATTTTGATTAAGGAATTATTGAAGaatttttcaaaataaattatttttttgtttgtatTGTGTTGTCGTAATGCTCTTTTACAATTATAACTTTGCATTTGATGTACATAGGGATTAACTTCTCAATCATATTCTTGTTTGTCGATTAAAAATAAAGGTAGGATAAAACAAAATTGGATATTGAGCTATTTATTCCCATGCTAAAGTAGGGACTTTGCCCAGGTATTTAATTGATGAAGTCATGTTAGAAAATATCTGAAAGTAAAATTTCaactttcaagaatttttttggTTCCTTTTATATTTCAATCTTTACTTGAAATAAGTGTGGCATCTTTGATTTCACTTTAACAGAGTAGTTATTCCACCTTTAATAGTCTTATAATGATGTGTAAACAGTAGCCACTGGATTCtcattattttgtttcttctactaTGAGTTTTAATGAACTCAAATTATTCAGTTTGTTTATTAATTATATTGGAAaggatcaattttttttaatgaaattctcTTTTACTTTTCCTTTTGTGAGTATAATATGTTAACATATACTTCATCTCCACAGCCACTCATTTATATTTGCAGAGAGCTACCActgcctctttttcatttgtttaaacTAATTCACAATCTAATAATAAACCATGACTAGTTGAGAGCCTAGCtttaattttcaaaatgcatttgtTTGATCAtagatttcattttttttcttgtatttaaTATTTCTTATATTGTATATCGAATCGTTTATAATAGCTTTTAactgaataatatttattattgtatGATTTCATATTATAATGTCAAATGttctatgtgtatatatatatacacacacaagaaaaggaaaagaaaaagagaggtcTTCAAATGTAAGAGCTATAAACATATCCATCACATTTTTACCATTTTCAAAATTTCCATATATGATAATATTATGTTTACCAAAATTATAAGAAGAGATAAGAAAACAAACCTCTTTTATTTTCATCTTCAATTGAGTTGTTTCTGTGCTTACTCGATTGGCTGAATGAGATGAAGTTAAGTGTATATAAGATTGTACTCGTATGAGAAATAATACTAGTTGAATCTTAGGATAAAACTATTTACTAATTTTCATACATGGGATCGAGATTTTACCTTAATATTGTGTTTATATGCTTCTGGATTCTTTCTTAAATTCTAccttttgatttattattttagtaTTCCTTAGATTCCCTgattagattattattattattatttcttcacCTCCCCATTGGATTTTTTTGCTCATTCCCCGTTATTTTTATGTACAAACCCTTCTCTCTATAAATGGAGTTGTAAAGCTGAGATCGAAGATCGATCTACTAAGATATGGGCGGATCGGATATTAATAgtagttattattttttatattttgaaaaaaaaaaatatttagattgAACATATTTTCCACTAtgcaaatttaatatttttaatttaataacaaAAGTAGTGACACGCTTTGTGCTGAGAGAATTAATGGCCTATAAGATCATATCAAAAAATCGGAAATAAAATTCTCAATGGATTTAGTTCATAAATtatgttttaatatttaattCATTCCCAAAGTTATTTAAACTTGTCCATGCATCTTCAAATCTTTCGACAaggaaaattttattatatttactatTTTCTCTAGGGAAAATTCTACTTAGCTATTTAAACTTGTTTAATATTTAATTCATTCCCAAAGTTATTTAAACTTGTTCATGCATCTTCAAATCTTTCGGCAaggaaaattttattatatttactatTTTCTCTAGGGAAAATTCTACTTAGCTTCGAATCATTCCCTTCCACTAGATTATGaaaattcttttttatgatattattcataaattttattttttaatataaaattataatttattattaaactTGTGATCCATTGGTTCAGGAAATGAAGCAACAGCATGAGAATTATGACATATATGATCCTGGGATGTTTATGGTTGGTTTTGGttactattttaaattttttctatTGATTTGGTGCCCATCATATTTTTGGAGTCTTACGTTAGATTGATTTAGAAATTCATGAGTAAAAGATCTTATGTTAggcttatatattaatttttgactttttttttaggCAGATTATTGGTGTACttttaatgataaaaatattgtTAACTCATAATTGTGGTTTTATTATAAAATGTTAAGATCTTGGGATATTTGATATGTTAGTTTGGTATATGCATAAATTGGATGATCATAAcatcaaattattaattatttataatttaacatAGGTTTCAGGATACTGAGTGAAATAGGTAAAACCTAATTTAGTAGATCAATAGTATCATACTCAATAAAGGGGTTATAAATCCATGAACTtaagggctaattacatattatctctataattagCTACGTTAGCATCCCAGTTCCTATACTTTCAAATGTTATATTAGGATTGAAACATTAAGATCTCTagagttaaaaaaataatttcataagatTAAAAAAGTTTTATTAGAGTAaataagttaaatattttattttcgtaagtatatgaatctcaatataacttttaaaaaatatatggatcgaaatgttaaaaataattaattataagagataatcaGTAATTAGGCCTAAACTTGATATTGGTAAAAAAATatcactacaaaaaaaaaaaaaaaatagttgagTCATGCAGCCCTGTGGACCTTCATAATGATCCTCTCACtgaaactaaataaataaaaagaatacaaaaaaattattcttatatgCTTAAAGAAAACTCAATTTAAACACTcattatatcacatataacaaatCCTAAAACTAGTACAATTAGGACTTCGCTAGCCCTGTCAAATTTTATTGAAACCCTAACTGCACTATGATAAAAGTTATTGTAGATATTTGTTTGATGATATGCTAATGGCATTTGAATGCTTCCTTTGCATGTTTGTTCATCTTTTGCTTAGTATACAACATTTAACTTAGTCATGACTATATAATTGCCTTTTTTATGGGAATATATCTGTTGATAGACATTGTTGGACTCAGTGAC contains the following coding sequences:
- the LOC103987386 gene encoding uncharacterized protein LOC103987386 translates to MGNSACTPFAASGGSTKVINGEGGLEEYVQSVRAAELMVENPGQFVCSSNHLSVGCRIPGLKADEALQRRRVYFLLPMDMLFSVLTEEEMAALSRRASAAMKWGASKNNIRRRIFPVLSDLCLLPAEAKKVNEPARISKRMSRQRSWKPALDTIVEVP